A genome region from Acidobacteriota bacterium includes the following:
- a CDS encoding tyrosine-type recombinase/integrase, whose product MATIHLTDRRLQALEAGRYQVDYWDESLPGFGVRVSPSGRKSFVVMYYAASGKRRMTLGPYPALGLADARQRAKAVLYDVALGNDPHLQKQAERHAETFDELAAEFLERHSKPKKRSWQEDERLIEKELKPHWKGRKARDIGRRDVILVLDRIAERGAPIMANRTRALISTMFNFGIGRDIVEQNPTIGVPRPGKERQRDRVLNEAEIRTLWQTLDTQEPVMAATFKMRLLTAQRGIEVLTMRWEDIEGDWWTIPGSAAKNGLAHRVPLSPQALALIEELRSITGDSPWVFESQRRPGTHIKAVQKAAERVAQDSGVSFVCHDLRRTAASFMTSAGISRLVVSKILNHVESGVTAVYDRHSYDAEKRQALVLWGDRLERILGQAEPGNVVRIA is encoded by the coding sequence ATGGCCACGATTCATCTCACCGATCGCAGGCTCCAGGCCCTCGAGGCAGGGCGCTATCAAGTCGACTATTGGGACGAGAGCCTGCCCGGTTTCGGAGTGCGGGTGAGCCCGAGTGGTAGGAAGAGCTTCGTCGTCATGTACTACGCCGCGAGCGGCAAGCGGCGAATGACTCTGGGGCCTTACCCGGCCCTGGGACTGGCCGACGCTCGTCAACGGGCCAAAGCGGTGCTCTACGATGTCGCCCTGGGCAACGATCCCCACCTTCAGAAGCAGGCCGAACGTCATGCCGAAACCTTCGACGAACTCGCCGCTGAGTTCCTGGAGCGGCACTCGAAACCCAAGAAGCGCAGCTGGCAAGAGGACGAGCGCCTGATCGAGAAAGAGCTGAAGCCCCACTGGAAAGGACGCAAGGCACGGGACATCGGCCGGAGGGATGTCATTCTCGTGCTCGACCGGATCGCCGAGCGCGGCGCCCCGATCATGGCGAACCGGACGCGGGCTTTGATCTCGACGATGTTCAATTTTGGGATCGGCCGCGACATTGTGGAGCAGAATCCAACCATCGGCGTGCCGCGCCCGGGCAAGGAGCGCCAGCGCGATCGGGTCCTGAACGAGGCAGAGATCCGAACCCTTTGGCAGACTCTGGACACCCAGGAGCCGGTGATGGCCGCCACCTTCAAGATGCGGTTGCTCACGGCCCAGCGAGGAATCGAGGTTCTCACCATGCGTTGGGAGGACATCGAGGGCGACTGGTGGACCATCCCCGGCAGCGCGGCGAAAAACGGACTCGCCCATCGCGTGCCTCTGTCGCCCCAGGCTTTGGCACTGATCGAAGAACTTCGCTCGATCACCGGCGACAGTCCTTGGGTCTTCGAAAGTCAGCGCCGGCCAGGAACCCACATCAAAGCCGTGCAGAAGGCCGCGGAAAGGGTGGCCCAGGATTCCGGCGTCTCCTTCGTCTGCCACGACCTACGCCGCACCGCCGCGAGCTTCATGACTTCCGCTGGGATCTCCCGCCTGGTGGTCTCCAAGATCCTCAATCACGTAGAGAGCGGTGTCACCGCCGTCTACGATCGCCACAGCTACGATGCCGAGAAGCGGCAGGCCCTCGTTCTGTGGGGGGATCGACTGGAGCGGATCCTCGGACAGGCCGAACCAGGCAACGTCGTCCGGATCGCGTGA